One segment of Pyricularia oryzae 70-15 chromosome 3, whole genome shotgun sequence DNA contains the following:
- a CDS encoding dipeptidase 3 has product MQASRTTMGGCDSQADQFDHAATAARELMRKVPLVDGHNDFAWMLRGWLRNRLDHLSNDTIQDMPIGQTDVRRLREGQVGCQFWSAFVPDQGGLGAGEPQLETLRTTLQQIDVLHALFERHPATFGFVDTADDILPVFRSGRIASLLGIEGLHQIANSASVLRMYHRLGVRYATLCHDRSNLYCDSSNSKDSTDRGLSAQGREMVAEMNRIGMMIDLSHTSHQTQLDVLALSKAPVLFSHSSCFSLCNHPRNVTDDALDKLAENGGIIMICFLPSLVDPGDGSKPTLAQIADHVEHAGRRIGYAHVGIGSDFDGMLEGPEGMDDVSQYPQLVAELIRRGVGERDLAGVLGLNLIRVLKRAEETAKEMDASDEAAMLFDGEPEVWTKEQRLILTEAGNRRRAQRKRVVSSN; this is encoded by the exons ATGCAGGCGAGCCGTACGACCATGGGAGGCTGCGATTCCCAGGCTGACCAGTTTGACCATGCTGCCACCGCAGCCCGGGAGCTTATGCGCAAGGTGCCTCTGGTCG ACGGCCACAATGACTTTGCATGGATGCTCCGGGGGTGGCTCCGCAACCGACTTGACCACCTCAGCAACGACACCATCCAGGACATGCCCATCGGCCAGACCGACGTGAGGCGTCTGAGGGAGGGCCAGGTGGGATGCCAGTTCTGGAGCGCCTTTGTGCCGGACCAGGGCGGGCTCGGCGCCGGGGAGCCACAGCTGGAGACGCTGAGGACCACGCTGCAGCAGATCGACGTGCTCCACGCCCTGTTCGAGCGGCATCCCGCAACGTTTGGGTTTGTGGACACGGCCGACGACATCCTGCCCGTCTTCCGGTCCGGCCGCATAGCCAGCCTGCTCGGGATCGAAGGCCTGCACCAGATAGCCAACAGCGCCAGCGTCCTCCGCATGTATCACCGCTTGGGCGTCCGCTATGCCACCCTGTGCCATGACAGGAGCAATCTGTACTGTGATTCGTCG AACTCCAAAGACTCAACAGACCGAGGTCTCTCGGCTCAGGGTCGCGAGATGGTGGCCGAGATGAATAGGATCGGAAT GATGATCGACCTATCACACACAAGTCACCAGACCCAGCTCGATGTCTTGGCATTGTCCAAAGCCCCCGTGCTGTTCTCGCATTCATCGTG CTTCTCGCTCTGCAACCATCCGAGGAACGTGACGGACGACGCCCTCGACAAGCTGGCAGAAAACGGCGGAATCATCATGATCTGCTTCTTGCCCTCGCTCGTCGACCCCGGCGACGGGTCCAAGCCGACCCTGGCGCAGATTGCAGATCACGTCGAGCACGCCGGGCGCAGAATCGGCTACGCCCACGTCGGGATCGGCTCGGACTTTGACGGCATGCTCGAGGGCCCAGAGGGCATGGACGACGTCTCGCAGTACCCCCAGCTCGTGGCAGAGCTCATCCGGCGGGGCGTGGGCGAGCGGGACCTGGCTGGCGTCTTGGGGCTTAACCTGATACGTGTGCTTAAGAGGGCCGAGGAGACGGCTAAAGAGATGGACGCGTCGGACGAGGCTGCCATGTTGTTTGACGGGGAACCCGAGGTGTGGACCAAAGAACAGAGACTGATCCTCACCGAGGCTGGTAATAGGCGTCGAGCCCAGAGGAAACGTGTCGTATCTAGTAATTAA